The DNA segment AATTCTATTTGGAAAAAGTGTGGAGTCTGAAAATGGGAGTGAGGGGGCAGGGATAGCAGTAAGTTGTTAGAGCCTTGCAGACACGTCCCTGAATTTATGCTCactctctgttctctgtttcacTGTTGGGCATGTTGCATGGCCCTCTGGAGCTCAGTCCCCACCCTCTNNNNNNNNNNNNNNNNNNNNNNNNNNNNNNNNNNNNNNNNNNNNNNNNNNNNNNNNNNNNNNNNNNNNNNNNNNNNNNNNNNNNNNNNNNNNNNNNNNNNGGCGAGTCTCAGCACTTGTGGGACATCACAGTAGAAGTTGTCCAGGACATTGGGACCACAGAAAGGCAACGGGAGCATCAGAGCCAGCTGGACAATGGAGTGAACAAATCCTCCTACCCAGCTAGCCACCATCAACCCCACACAGAGCTGAGAGTTCATGATGGTGACATAGTGGAGGGGCCGGGAGATGGCAACAaggcggtcataggccatcaccgAGAGGAAGAAGACCATGGCGCCTCCCAGAAAGTGGAAGAAGAAGATCTGGGCCATGCAGCCCTGGTAGGAGATGGTCTTCGTCTCAGAGAGGAAGTCTACCAGCATCTTTGGGGCAGtgacagaggagaaggagaggtcTAAGACAGCCAGATTGCAGAGCAGAAAGTACATGGGTGCGTGGAGCCGGGCATCTGAGGTCATCGTGACCATGATGAGGAGGTTTCCCACGACAGTGGTGGTGTAGACAAACAGGAACACCGGAAACAGGAAAAGCTGGAGCTCTGGAGTCTGGGAAAGTCCCAGGAAGACAAACTCTGATACCCATGTGACGTTCCCTGGCTCCATGGCATCTTCTCTATGCACCTAAGGAAACTGAACCATCATAATGTTAACAAACTTTTTATGTCATCTGCTTTCCCTCCAGAATACATCCGTATATGATCCTATAGGAATATGCTCTCAATTTCACAATGTATTTGTGTCTCTCTGTGCCCTTCCTTGCTCACAGTCGGTACTTAATTACCTGGTGTTGACTGCTGGTTGGGTGAATGGCTACGGGGCATGCAGGTCCCTGCCGCGGAGCCCCTGGACATGGTTGGACACCTGGGATATCTGGTCTTCCCCACCCGCTAGTGTAGGTGTTCCTTTACTTGCTAAGGCAAGTAGCAGAGGGATGGGGGACTTTCATTAGATTACGTAGTAGATGACGAATATATTGTTTGAAGAAGTCTCAGCTCTTCCAGAAGAACTGCAATTTCAGAAAACAGTACTGAATCCCAGGgcggagaagaaaggaaaatgttgcaggatagaaatggaaagtgatgaagagggagggagagggaggaacacagcaggtgaaggaaggggaaatgggaaggtggcgagcaggggagggagagaaggaggtgaTGGAGGAGGAGAGACGGAGGGGGACAGGGTTTCGGGTGGGGTGGCCTCAGTCTCCCATCCTCTCTCACCTGCCTGTGCAGCCCTTTATCTGCTAGAGATCTTTCTGTTCTGATCTCCCACATCCATTTGCTTTCCCTCCAGTTCACCTTCCGCACAGCTGTCCTGGAGACCTTTCTCAGCGCGACCTCAGTCCTCCCTCAAGTTCTTACGGTGCCGCACACTAGCTAGCGGTCCTTAGGAGCCAAACACTTCATAGACCCCGTTACAGTGGAAACACCTACCTGCATATGTGCAAACAGCATTCACACGGCGTGTCAGATGGGCTGTGGGCTGTCAAAACAAAGCCTCCGCCTGCCTTTCTAATCAGGATCTCTGCCTCCGAGGACCACTGTTCTTAAATGGATTGTAGTTTCTTAACCTTGCCACCTATTTGCTCATTTCCATGTTTGTGTCTTAGAATTCTGTTAGCTACCTTCTCTGCCTTAGAAAATACTCACTTGGACCTCACCCTGTCTGGCACTCGTTTCGCCCATTCTCTCCTGCAGAACTAATTCCCATTTCTTGGGTTTCttgtaaaattttaagaacaccTCGGTTGTAGGTTTATCATCATTTATTTGTTCCATCTTCTCCTGTCAACCAACTACATTGTAATTTCCATATCTTAGTAACCCCAGAACTTGGAACAGCAGCTCTGATATGgcacatgctcaataaatgttgtcAAATTAATGTAGCAATTAGGTAATTGAGGGACGACTGATTGGCTCAGTAgcttgagtgtctgccttcagctcaggttgtgatcccagggtcctgggttggagccccgtgtcgggctccctgctcggtggggagcctgcttgtccctctccctctgcttgctgctccccctgcttatgctgtctctctccctgtcaaataaataaataagatcttttaaaaattaggtaattGATTATGTGGAGAGTTTTTTGAATAATGTTACTTATCCCCTGCCCCTACCTCATAAGGCTAGTTCTATGCCCAGTTGCTAAAATTGCTGGGTTTTACATGTAACCTGAAGCCACTGTTTTAACAGCGCATTCCCCCTGAATTACTTCCCAAGGCTCTCCTCACACTTTAGTCACTGTCAAGTCTGTCACCTATTTATTCTGCCCACCAGCAGGTGTTTTCAAGAGCCAAATTATTGCTGACTTATTGGCAGGTGAGGGGACCTCAGTCACCTCACATGCATCCTTGTGGGCATGACCCTGGGGAAGAGGGCATATCCTCAGGGAGAAACTACTGGATGGGCTTAGGAAGCAGAGCTGGAATGATTCCCACTGGGGGAAAGGGAGCAATGGGAGTTGTTAAAAAGTTGCTAAGTCTTTCAAAACACTATTGGAGAGGTCTGCCTTGAGggcaaaatacaaacaaacagaaacgCTACCAAGGACGTTGAAAATCGTAGAGATTCATGAAATATAGGATTAGGAGGCCAAGATGAGAAAGGACAAGATCTCTTCAAAAGAAGTCAAATTTCTGGGATTTCTGGAGGGACCCATTTCATAGACTTGAGCATGCATGAGAATCACATGCAGGGCATGTCGAACCTCAGAAACCCCACGTGGGATTTTGATTTAGTAAGTCTTCAGTGGTAcctgagaacttgcatttctaacaagttttcagatgatgctgatgctgcttcCCTGGGCCCACAGTTTGAGAATCGCTTCAAGTTTGTCAGCACAGGGCGTGGACAGTTCTCTCTCACAGCATCACCAGTACTACTGGTTTGATATCTCACTTCAAAGAGGAAACAGCTCTATCAAGGGAATGCTCAAAGGTTAAAGGGCTGAGCCACTAGCCATGTTTGCGGaaaagcttcccagaggaggtgacatttgaacaaaggGGCGGCTCATGCATGTGGGCAGAGCTATGTTTCTGGCAGGAagaacagaggcccagagactAAATGGCACAGCATACACTCCAGGAACCCCGAGTGCCTCAGCAGGGCCAGGGCACAgggcaagtgaggggagggggggacgagggtggagaggaggcagggatcaGACTCTGGAGAGCTTTGAGAAACCAAGTTAACAACTTTAGATTTTATCCTATAGGACATGAGAAGCCAGTGGAGGACATGAGCAGGAGGGTGACCTACAGATAAAGGCCTTCCTGGCCACAGtaggaggggaaaatgggaggGTGAAGAGAATAAACAGAGAGGGAGCcactcctttttttctccacatcccatCTTGTTTCAGAAAAGACTTAATGAGGGCAGTTACGGGCCTGTAACTTACCTATGTCCTTGACTCAACCCATCCCAGCTTCAAAAACCCTTAAAGATGTGGAAggtgaagagaagagaggagaagggaaaggaaatgggagataagaaaagaaaggggaggatTAAAAGGTAATTCAGAAAAACCAGGGAGTCAAAGCCAATGAGCCAGCTGGGACCCACGGCCCAATGATATCAAGATACTGTTTCAGTGATTCTGAGATGCTCTTGGCCTTTCCATCATGAGCCAAGAAGGACTCCATGGCAGCAATCATCGTGTGTGTCCTCACACACTCTCATTCAAAGGCTGGAGGTGAGGAAAGCGGTGGGGGCAGTTTCTTTCTCCTGCATCTCTTGCCTTTAATCATGGAGGAAAAATCTTTCTGAGAAGCTCCCCTGcaaacatattttttgttttatttgtcatttCTGGATCACTTGAACATGTGAGTACTCCTAGCTTTTAAGTGTTCTGGCAAAGTGAACATCTAGGTTAGGGGACAAGCAAGGGAGAAGTGGTTGGGGATGGCTGTTGGGTAGGCCCCCAAGAGCAATGCTATGTTCTTATAAAGCACTGGGGAACAAGAATGAACATAATGGGCCAGAGGCAAGAGAATCTTGACAATGCTGCAAAGTTTCTCTTAAATAAGAAAACTCATAATAGCGGAGCTCACAAGCTCAAATGTGAGTAATGTAAATGAGAGAGGGAGGTCAGATAGGAATTTCTCTCTCCAAAGAAGTACTGAGGCTCATCACCCACTGTCCCCCAGTGCAAAATTCCAACATCTgggccaaagaaaagaaattaagttttttttttctttagagaaaaaacttcagaaaagtaGACCTTTATGTGTTGACACTTGGGGGTCCTTCAGCAAATAGCCGCTTCCCACCTGAACCCCTGAAGTGAAGTCTAAAAGCTTTACCTCTACGTAGAGGCAGCAACTAACATTATATTGCCTTACTCTCAAATGCAGTTAAATTTCACCAGGAGTTTAAGGGAGGTCACCAGCACTAAGagcaaatgcaaaataaacagaaaaatgaatgagaagaaaacaggtcggggaaacagaagaaaacttttaaacaaTCTCCTGTGTATATAATTAGCTTCCTTTGAGAGAAGCAAAAAGTTATAATAGCCATAAAATAAGAACAGGACGGAATGGACGAAAGTCACAGAACAAAAAAGAGctctcagaaattaaaatatgttgaCGGAGACATGAAAACTATAATAGAGGAATTGGAAAATAGAGTTGAAAGAATCACTTCTGAATATAGACTAAAAACATTGCCTGAAGAGGGCATCCACAGGATGGGATCCAGTGTGGGTTGTCGGAGTCTCGGTGTTCCCTCCTGGCAGCTGCCCATTGCGGACATTCAAGCAAGATGAACAGAATGTCCCCACAGGGGGATGGCTCAGTGTGGGAGGTCAAAGGTTCAAAGGGATGAGAAGTGTGTTCGTGCAGAGGTGCAGTCTGCCAGCAGGTGTCGGAGACCCAGCAGGACAAGGAGGGTGTCCACGCGGGGGATGTTGGGATGTGAGGTTTCGGAGCACAAGTAGGGTAAGAAAGCTGCCTGAGTGGGGGACTGGCCTGCAGTGTGATACCAAAGCCCAAGTGGAGTGAGGAAATGGAACTAGTGTGGAAGATTGGTTGTATAGAGGGAGATGAATTAAATAAGTTAGTAAATTAAGGATAGAGTGATGTCAGAGAAAATGGCAGAGTGGAGAGCTCCAAGGGACCATCCCTCTACAGAAACACCGaaaagatatatctatatctatatatagatatatataaaatagaattgagagtccaggaataaatccataCATTtacggtcaattgattttcaaaagactcttcaatggggaaaaaatagtcttttcagcaaatggtgctgggacaagtGGATatccacaggaaaagaaaaaagtcagactACTGCCTCAGaccgtatacaaaaattaactcaacgtggatcaaagatctaaacaaaattaacttgaaatggatcaaagatctaaactAAAGGTATAAAACTTGTAGAAGAAAACtagagtaaatcttcatgaccttggatatAGTAATGAGCACGTCCAACACCAAGATAGTGACTCCTAAAGGCCATTGATCAGCAAAAGGGAGCAGGACTATTAAGGGAAATGCATGATTCCAGAACTGGAACAGGGAAATACAACATAAGCATGGGCATGTCACTGGGCCAGAAAGTAAGGATGTgatcaaagaaggaaaagaacatagAAGCCAGCTAGGAAAGACTCCGACTGGCCAAATCTGGGGCAAATTAGTAATAGATTGTAACaattgatttaaaaaaggaaaatacaagtccacacagatataaataaacaaaagaataaactggAAGTCTCAAATTACCTACCCACAAAATATTCactattttttaagagaaaatgataaTGGAGATGAGAAGCCTAACAAGTAATCAAAGTGATGGGACAACAGTAATGGGACAGAGCGAAATCACTCGCACCTCCTGAGTTGCAATAAGAACACAGCATGACTTCTGGGATGTCCCTGAAAAAGTCACTGAAATGCATCACTTGAGTCTAATCACCATGAAACatcagaaaaatccaaattaagggacattctacaaaatcaCTGGCCTGTAATCTTTTTGAAAGTGCCAAGATAACTAAACTCAAGGAGAAGCTCTTCCAAATTCAAGGAgcctaaaaagaaatgacaactaaACGCAACATGCAATTTTGAACCAGATTCTCTTTCCATTCAACTTTACTGGGACATTTGGCAAAACTTGAATAGAGGCTGAAGATTGGATTCTGGCGATGTATTGTTACAGCATTAATGTTAATGACTGTATGGCGGCATCATAGGAAATGTCTTTCTAGAAAATGCATGTTTAAGTATTAAGGAATGGTGGGCATCATGTTGGCTACTTACGCTCAAGCCTTCGGGAAATAAAGCCCTTTATACTACACTGGCAACTTCTCTGTAAGTTTGAGAattttcaagaagttaaaaattttttaatatttatttattttagagacagagtaaTGCGCTCGTGagtaggggaagggacagaaggagagggagagaagcagactccctgctgagcaaggagcccaacgggGCACTCGATCACGTGactccaaaatcatgacctgaggggcgcctgggtggcacagcggttgagcgtctgccttcggctcagggcgtgatcccggcgttatgggatcgagcccccacatcaggctcttccgctatgagcctgcttcttcctctcccactccccctgcttgtgttccctctctcgctggctgtctctatctctgtcaaataaataaataaaatcttaaaaaaaaaattatgacctGGGCCttaatcaagagttggttgcttaacccactgagccacccaggcgccactcccACCCCCGccattttaagttaaaaacatgTTCAAGTTGAAGTAAAAGAAATATGCAGACTATCTTTCTGTCCTCTGGgtaagaaacaatttttaaaaattaaatctcagtaagagttaatattaaaaagaaagattgatACAcctgactacattaaaattaacacCACATATAGAGAAGACAGACCACAAGCTGTGAGAAGACAGTGCAATGACATAACTGACAATAGATCAGTAACCAAATGATAGGAGAATTCTTAAATTCACTAGAAAAAGtcaagagaaaaattaacaaaaggcattcatgggaaaaatgaatgcaataaaaacatggaaagaaacattagggaggagagaaatgcaaatttctacagactacagagaaatattttttacccACTAAACTGGCAAAAATTAAGAGTTCTGACAATATCAACTGTTAGAAAAATGTGAATCGATGGGATCACTTGACACCGCTTATGAACATGTGATTGGGCACAACAATTTTGGGAAACAATTTGGCACTATTTTATAAAGTTATCTCTTTGGAGATCTCAAAACTTAGCAACCCCATTACAAGATATGTAACCCATAGCTCTTCAACCAGGCAGTTGGAGACAAAGAGCACTGCtgtcaacagcaaaaaacaaacaaacaaacaaaccaaaaaccaaaaaccgaaaaaacaacaaacctggaaacaacccaaataagcttaaaaatacaatgttgagtgaaaaaaaagcaaatcccaGAATATTATCTACAGTAGGATACTTTCATAATGTTCacaataagcaaaacaaaacaatatactGATTAtgtaaaaatgtgataaaagtgTTTTTATAAGCAAGTGGATGGTAAATgtaaaattcaggaaaatggtTTCATCAGAGAGGAGCGAGTGAATGTGAGGAAAAGGACCCTCTGGGTAGGTATCAGTTACTAGTTACTTCTATTTCTTGAATCAAGTAGTCTTTATGGGAGCGTTCATAATGTTATAATGCTTTATAACTTACATGTATTTTACACATAATCTCTTGTTTGTAACAATTATTACACTACACTGAAAATGTAAAGAGGAAACATTCTGAACATTCATgacattttcaaatttgaaaataaaataaaagcatcgaaaaaagactagaagaaaaaaatagttacatGGTTTACCCAATGTTATgtcacacttttttttatttggttcttgTA comes from the Ailuropoda melanoleuca isolate Jingjing chromosome 13, ASM200744v2, whole genome shotgun sequence genome and includes:
- the LOC100471647 gene encoding olfactory receptor 4D2: MEPGNVTWVSEFVFLGLSQTPELQLFLFPVFLFVYTTTVVGNLLIMVTMTSDARLHAPMYFLLCNLAVLDLSFSSVTAPKMLVDFLSETKTISYQGCMAQIFFFHFLGGAMVFFLSVMAYDRLVAISRPLHYVTIMNSQLCVGLMVASWVGGFVHSIVQLALMLPLPFCGPNVLDNFYCDVPQVLRLSTSSVSQVQIPKPYENNLMG